The window ttttacgggttttcatgtacaatttttttaaaaccaagtcAAACAATTCTAATAGTTacagaattagtaattttgttGATTACTGATTTCTGGATGCATAGAttagaattgtatttaaaaatttcattcttttaattgcatatttaatCTAGTATTCTactcattttattatacataagaaataataattactgaaaaataattatttattttctattttttggttaCAGAAAGATTATCAGTAAAGAACTTTCATCACAGAATTTATCATGCCGTTTatattgtactaaattattacatGTCATATTGAGAACTCCACTACATAATAATGCTGATATAATAGATTGGGTGGTCGAACGTTTAGTAGGTCGACCGTATGATGAAGATAGAGCTGTTGTCAATGCTGCAATACTCGCTTTTGATGAAGCTTGTGACTGTAAGGTAACCACAACTGTCTTATTTAAGTGGTGAAATTGtcttaacaaaagtaaaaataatttaaatgaacttgattattgcataatttcaaataaaattattttatattaatttttaaattaaaaaaatttgatgctgAGTAATCTATTGATTCAGTTTGGATGAATCCAGCTACTTACCCTTCGGTTTTGAGACCTGATTTggattttccataaaaaatttgtGGGTCGTCTTTTgggaaattttaattgaaacataGGGTAGCCCTCCAAAGGGGGTCAAAGtttgaaataacatatttaacaCTGAAAATATGTGTAAGAATAGTACATGCCCATATATGTTTGTAAAGCGGCTCGAGTTCTGTTGAATCATGCGACTTGATAAAGATAGAGCTGATTGAGAAAGAGAGGAAGTGAAAGGGTGAGGGTGAGAGAGAAgtaaagtaagagataaaaataggTCCGTCTGAATTGATAGATTACTCAATCGCCCATCCACtggaataaattagtttaaaaaaatgtcttattgcGTAATAAAAAATGGCCTTTATATATTACTATTGTGGCTCACGTTGTATCAGCAATCTCTTTTtgtgcagtatttatttttctttcacattCCTATATTAAACTCTTTCATTACaccagataaaattttactattctcTACTGGTGATATTTTCCTGGTCatcaggtgattttttttttgttttaattttattacttagttcATGGGACAGAAGTTAGATGTAGCGTACAATATTAAAATCAACTGTCATGTTACCAGGACTGGTTTTACCAACCCTGAGATTATTATATGGGTAATTATTCCTTACGATCATGTTTCTCTTCTTACAGTATACTGTaacattttaaatcatgaaatacACAGCTTATTTTAAATGTGGTATTTCCAGTCACTCTGGAAACTAGATAAAACTTTTGTATATGAGTtgtaaaaaattctcaaaaattattattttttttttttgttgatgttgaaaattttttaaaactagtaattttttaattacaaactgaaccaaattttttgaagtaataagCTTACATCATATTACTTTCAATCACTGTTATAGCCGTATTCAGTGAATGAGATTTGATTGATTTATCATCTATAAGTATACTCTGCACATGGACTAGTCATCTCGCTTTTAGTGTAgattataataagataaaagtttatttcaagaaagacataaaaaataagtgtttatcATAGAAATACctcctttgataaaaaaatttagataaaataaatgtttaatgatggttattcaataattaaacatacaaataactgtacagcaaaaatggtttattaaataaatacaattttttgtctaGAGCTTCCAACCCACTTTGCCAATAGTTTTCAGCATCAGTTGTTCTGTATGAGTTTGAATGTTGTCTTGAAGAAGAAGCACACCTTTCCTCTACCATCCTGGGCATTTCCTCTTCATTGCAGGCTCgactttgttctcaatcatgGCTGAGTAGTATAAGCTGTTGATAGTGTGTTGCTCCTCCaattaatcaaagaaaaatcGGATCATAAGCACTCCAAAAGATGGTTAACATGACCTTACCAGCTGATGGTtgcgttttgaatttcttttgGACAGGTGATTCAGGGTGTTTTCACTGCATGCTTTGACGCTTGGACTCCGgctcaaaatgatgtatccaagtttcatcataGGTTAAAATCCTGTTCAAAATTGTGTCACCtttattattgaaacaatttttgagttcAGTGCAAAAGTGAAATCTCTCAGCTTTGTGATGAATAGTAAGCTCTCTGGGAACTTACCTTGCACAATtcttttttcaacaatttgtttAACTGTAAGTCGTTAGTCTTCTTGGATAAGTGAATCAATACGAGAATCTAACACCAAAGTCAACACTCTTTCTGGCCACCCAGAACTGTGCTTGTCAGCCATGCTTTTGCGgccattttaaaattgttccacCTATGCGTAAAAAGTCACACAGTTCATGCAACTACTGCTGTATTGTTTGTTCATCTGAGGGAATATTTCTGATGGTTGTACactttctgaaagtaaaaattggaTCACAGAACGCTGTTCTTAAAAAGTAGACAGGCCATCATAACTAAGACTTTAGaggttatgtttatgtaaatattaatcgaCCAGCTGACTAACACTTCCCAAGATTGCCAaccatcatttaaaaaagtttcaattgcctgcattaagctttacctttactaaaaatatttgtttattgaatgacccttatacatatataagaattttttatattttaattatttaaaaatatcaaaccatCTGCCCCTTttgttattcaataaatgatATTTCCTTATTGctgattacaaaaataagtttatctTATCTAATATCTTATATCATCTATCTtttgggttatttatttttttttttgttgcaatattttatttcagatatgtATGTCTTATTGAAAGCCAGTTATGCGATTCATTGACACTTCATCAACGTGGTGAAGATGGACGGTATTGTGCTAGAATAAGTGGTGCCAAACATTCACCAAGTGATGTTTTTCTACCACCACACTTGTACGGACAGTTGACCCAACATGAAGCTGGGTTTAACACATTAAAACaagat of the Lycorma delicatula isolate Av1 chromosome 10, ASM4794821v1, whole genome shotgun sequence genome contains:
- the LOC142331588 gene encoding rapamycin-insensitive companion of mTOR-like produces the protein MQQLYDLVSTTNHECYVKIIVSVLDYTSDTLAKKIISKELSSQNLSCRLYCTKLLHVILRTPLHNNADIIDWVVERLVGRPYDEDRAVVNAAILAFDEACDCKICMSY